In Phyllopteryx taeniolatus isolate TA_2022b chromosome 6, UOR_Ptae_1.2, whole genome shotgun sequence, one genomic interval encodes:
- the tmem116 gene encoding transmembrane protein 116 isoform X3, with protein MEGAFAQQNASGTQDWTRVGSALPWIHVITALVRCERSSCWPHPTCCSPSAGCSGARCSCATPAPSPGTACTPRDRSKPRVVQLDACNTHTKTRLSQMFLYLPHELSHCCPPDVRVRACVRVSGCVYCVLLLHTQLRVERVRSAASQPMVRPSPAFCAARDAKWQDDRTAFWRGSASPDGARLHRRKRRRLRRRLQRRLQMSVDANRRASCRRRATDRGLPPVARLRRRRLPRRLLAHARRHVGAHGKVSSDLPARGDGSRLPWQPAAGVPPGAGLADAGALACLRRLLGTNGVPGGRARDDVIDGRRRRVRGRLVRRAGRHVGVAGRPPLRRAGVRARPTGTDSGAARRRRADAAAASAEDEREELPNLRTARRPSADTREIRLRCAAVTASDRGVKTLSYLIIFHFIQHTKTIYQCS; from the exons ATGGAGGGCGCGTTCGCGCAGCAGAACGCCAGCGGAACACAGGACTGGACCCGG GTTGGGAGCGCGCTGCCGTGGATCCACGTCATCACCGCGCTCGTCAG GTGCGAGCGCTCTTCCTGCTGGCCGCATCCGACCTGCTGCTCGCCCTCTGCGGGCTGCTCGGGGGCGCGATGCTCGTGCGCCACGCCGGCGCCCTCGCCTGGTACCGCCTGCACGCCGCGCGACAGGTCCAAACCGCGCGTCGTCCAATTAGACGCGTGCAACACCCACACAAAAACCCGCCTGagccaaatgtttttgtatctGCCACACGAATTGTCACATTGTTGTCCGCCTgacgtgcgcgtgcgtgcgtgtgtgcgtgtgtcaggtTGTGTGTATTGCGTCCTTCTTCTACACACTCAACTACGTGTGGAACGTGTACGCTCGGCTGCGTCTCAACCTATGGTGCGTCCCTCACCCGCTTTCTGCGCAG CACGCGATGCCAAGTGGCAAGATGACCGCACTGCTTTCTGG CGTGGCTCCGCCTCTCCTGATGGCGCCCGTCTTCATCGGAGGAAGCGTCGGCGGCTGCGTCGCCGACTGCAGCGCCGCCTacag ATGTCTGTTGACGCCAATCGGCGCGCCTCCTGTCGCCGCCGGGCGACCGATCGCGGCCTGCCGCCCGTTGCGCGTCTACGGCGGCGCCGTCTTCCTCGCCGCCTTCTTGCTCACGCTCGTCGGCATGTTG GCGCTCATGGGAAAGTGTCGTCGGACTTACCGGCGCGTGGTGACGGCTCACGGTTACCTTGGCAACCGGCAGCGGGCGTCCCTCCGGGCGCTGGACTTGCGGATGCTGGCGCACTCGCTTGTCTTCGCCGTCTGCTGGGCACCAA CGGCGTGCCTGGTGGCCGTGCGCGCGACGACGTCATCGACGGACGTCGGCGGCGCGTCCGTGGTCGTCTTGTACGTCGCGCAG GCCGTCACGTCGGCGTCGCCGGGCGTCCTCCGCTTCGCCGCGCTGGCGTGCGCGCGCGGCCCACCGGGACGGATTCCGGCGCGGCGCGACGCCGACGCGCAGACGCCGCTGCTGCGAGCGCAGAAGACGAGCGCGAGGAGCTACCGAACTTGAGGACCGCGCGCCGCCCGTCCGCCGACACCCGCGAGATTCGGCTCCGCTGCGCCGCTGTTACTGCGAGTGACAGGGGTGTGAAGACTTTGTCTTatctaattatttttcattttattcaacaCACTAAAACAATCTATCAGTGTAGCTAA
- the tmem116 gene encoding transmembrane protein 116 isoform X1, with protein sequence MCECVCACGALGVHRGAPRDALSSCGRGHGPFKSAACAHRQQAHGPDRTEPDPTRPQHGGRVRAAERQRNTGLDPGWERAAVDPRHHRARQRSGLRFRHHPCDVTACGRGHVRGASALPAGRIRPAARPLRAARGRDARAPRRRPRLVPPARRATGCVYCVLLLHTQLRVERVRSAASQPMVRPSPAFCAARDAKWQDDRTAFWRGSASPDGARLHRRKRRRLRRRLQRRLQMSVDANRRASCRRRATDRGLPPVARLRRRRLPRRLLAHARRHVGAHGKVSSDLPARGDGSRLPWQPAAGVPPGAGLADAGALACLRRLLGTNGVPGGRARDDVIDGRRRRVRGRLVRRAGRHVGVAGRPPLRRAGVRARPTGTDSGAARRRRADAAAASAEDEREELPNLRTARRPSADTREIRLRCAAVTASDRGVKTLSYLIIFHFIQHTKTIYQCS encoded by the exons atgtgtgaatgtgtttgcgCGTGTGGAGCACTCGGCGTCCACCGGGGGGCGCCGCGGGACGCTTTGTCCTCGTGTGGGCGGGGCCACGGGCCGTTCAAATCGGCGGCGTGCGCGCACAGGCAGCAGGCACACGGACCGGACCGGACCGaacccgacccgacccgaccgCAGCATGGAGGGCGCGTTCGCGCAGCAGAACGCCAGCGGAACACAGGACTGGACCCGG GTTGGGAGCGCGCTGCCGTGGATCCACGTCATCACCGCGCTCGTCAG CGCTCTGGGCTCCGCTTCCGTCATCACCCGTGTGATGTCACAGCGTGTGGGCGGGGCCACGTCCGAG GTGCGAGCGCTCTTCCTGCTGGCCGCATCCGACCTGCTGCTCGCCCTCTGCGGGCTGCTCGGGGGCGCGATGCTCGTGCGCCACGCCGGCGCCCTCGCCTGGTACCGCCTGCACGCCGCGCGACAG gtTGTGTGTATTGCGTCCTTCTTCTACACACTCAACTACGTGTGGAACGTGTACGCTCGGCTGCGTCTCAACCTATGGTGCGTCCCTCACCCGCTTTCTGCGCAG CACGCGATGCCAAGTGGCAAGATGACCGCACTGCTTTCTGG CGTGGCTCCGCCTCTCCTGATGGCGCCCGTCTTCATCGGAGGAAGCGTCGGCGGCTGCGTCGCCGACTGCAGCGCCGCCTacag ATGTCTGTTGACGCCAATCGGCGCGCCTCCTGTCGCCGCCGGGCGACCGATCGCGGCCTGCCGCCCGTTGCGCGTCTACGGCGGCGCCGTCTTCCTCGCCGCCTTCTTGCTCACGCTCGTCGGCATGTTG GCGCTCATGGGAAAGTGTCGTCGGACTTACCGGCGCGTGGTGACGGCTCACGGTTACCTTGGCAACCGGCAGCGGGCGTCCCTCCGGGCGCTGGACTTGCGGATGCTGGCGCACTCGCTTGTCTTCGCCGTCTGCTGGGCACCAA CGGCGTGCCTGGTGGCCGTGCGCGCGACGACGTCATCGACGGACGTCGGCGGCGCGTCCGTGGTCGTCTTGTACGTCGCGCAG GCCGTCACGTCGGCGTCGCCGGGCGTCCTCCGCTTCGCCGCGCTGGCGTGCGCGCGCGGCCCACCGGGACGGATTCCGGCGCGGCGCGACGCCGACGCGCAGACGCCGCTGCTGCGAGCGCAGAAGACGAGCGCGAGGAGCTACCGAACTTGAGGACCGCGCGCCGCCCGTCCGCCGACACCCGCGAGATTCGGCTCCGCTGCGCCGCTGTTACTGCGAGTGACAGGGGTGTGAAGACTTTGTCTTatctaattatttttcattttattcaacaCACTAAAACAATCTATCAGTGTAGCTAA
- the tmem116 gene encoding transmembrane protein 116 isoform X4 codes for MEGAFAQQNASGTQDWTRVGSALPWIHVITALVSALGSASVITRVMSQRVGGATSEVSVRVETVSRRRDLCGVVAGASALPAGRIRPAARPLRAARGRDARAPRRRPRLVPPARRATGCVYCVLLLHTQLRVERVRSAASQPMVRPSPAFCAARDAKWQDDRTAFWRGSASPDGARLHRRKRRRLRRRLQRRLQMSVDANRRASCRRRATDRGLPPVARLRRRRLPRRLLAHARRHVGAHGKVSSDLPARGDGSRLPWQPAAGVPPGAGLADAGALACLRRLLGTNGVPGGRARDDVIDGRRRRVRGRLVRRAGRHVGVAGRPPLRRAGVRARPTGTDSGAARRRRADAAAASAEDEREELPNLRTARRPSADTREIRLRCAAVTASDRGVKTLSYLIIFHFIQHTKTIYQCS; via the exons ATGGAGGGCGCGTTCGCGCAGCAGAACGCCAGCGGAACACAGGACTGGACCCGG GTTGGGAGCGCGCTGCCGTGGATCCACGTCATCACCGCGCTCGTCAG CGCTCTGGGCTCCGCTTCCGTCATCACCCGTGTGATGTCACAGCGTGTGGGCGGGGCCACGTCCGAGGTAAGCGTCCGGGTCGAGACGGTGAGCCGTCGTCGTGACCTGTGCGGTGTCGTTGCAGGTGCGAGCGCTCTTCCTGCTGGCCGCATCCGACCTGCTGCTCGCCCTCTGCGGGCTGCTCGGGGGCGCGATGCTCGTGCGCCACGCCGGCGCCCTCGCCTGGTACCGCCTGCACGCCGCGCGACAG gtTGTGTGTATTGCGTCCTTCTTCTACACACTCAACTACGTGTGGAACGTGTACGCTCGGCTGCGTCTCAACCTATGGTGCGTCCCTCACCCGCTTTCTGCGCAG CACGCGATGCCAAGTGGCAAGATGACCGCACTGCTTTCTGG CGTGGCTCCGCCTCTCCTGATGGCGCCCGTCTTCATCGGAGGAAGCGTCGGCGGCTGCGTCGCCGACTGCAGCGCCGCCTacag ATGTCTGTTGACGCCAATCGGCGCGCCTCCTGTCGCCGCCGGGCGACCGATCGCGGCCTGCCGCCCGTTGCGCGTCTACGGCGGCGCCGTCTTCCTCGCCGCCTTCTTGCTCACGCTCGTCGGCATGTTG GCGCTCATGGGAAAGTGTCGTCGGACTTACCGGCGCGTGGTGACGGCTCACGGTTACCTTGGCAACCGGCAGCGGGCGTCCCTCCGGGCGCTGGACTTGCGGATGCTGGCGCACTCGCTTGTCTTCGCCGTCTGCTGGGCACCAA CGGCGTGCCTGGTGGCCGTGCGCGCGACGACGTCATCGACGGACGTCGGCGGCGCGTCCGTGGTCGTCTTGTACGTCGCGCAG GCCGTCACGTCGGCGTCGCCGGGCGTCCTCCGCTTCGCCGCGCTGGCGTGCGCGCGCGGCCCACCGGGACGGATTCCGGCGCGGCGCGACGCCGACGCGCAGACGCCGCTGCTGCGAGCGCAGAAGACGAGCGCGAGGAGCTACCGAACTTGAGGACCGCGCGCCGCCCGTCCGCCGACACCCGCGAGATTCGGCTCCGCTGCGCCGCTGTTACTGCGAGTGACAGGGGTGTGAAGACTTTGTCTTatctaattatttttcattttattcaacaCACTAAAACAATCTATCAGTGTAGCTAA
- the tmem116 gene encoding transmembrane protein 116 isoform X7, with the protein MCLRVWSTRRPPGGAAGRFVLVWAGPRAVQIGGVRAQAAGTRTGPDRTRPDPTAAWRARSRSRTPAEHRTGPGLGARCRGSTSSPRSSGCVYCVLLLHTQLRVERVRSAASQPMVRPSPAFCAARDAKWQDDRTAFWRGSASPDGARLHRRKRRRLRRRLQRRLQMSVDANRRASCRRRATDRGLPPVARLRRRRLPRRLLAHARRHVGAHGKVSSDLPARGDGSRLPWQPAAGVPPGAGLADAGALACLRRLLGTNGVPGGRARDDVIDGRRRRVRGRLVRRAGRHVGVAGRPPLRRAGVRARPTGTDSGAARRRRADAAAASAEDEREELPNLRTARRPSADTREIRLRCAAVTASDRGVKTLSYLIIFHFIQHTKTIYQCS; encoded by the exons atgtgtttgcgCGTGTGGAGCACTCGGCGTCCACCGGGGGGCGCCGCGGGACGCTTTGTCCTCGTGTGGGCGGGGCCACGGGCCGTTCAAATCGGCGGCGTGCGCGCACAGGCAGCAGGCACACGGACCGGACCGGACCGaacccgacccgacccgaccgCAGCATGGAGGGCGCGTTCGCGCAGCAGAACGCCAGCGGAACACAGGACTGGACCCGG GTTGGGAGCGCGCTGCCGTGGATCCACGTCATCACCGCGCTCGTCAG gtTGTGTGTATTGCGTCCTTCTTCTACACACTCAACTACGTGTGGAACGTGTACGCTCGGCTGCGTCTCAACCTATGGTGCGTCCCTCACCCGCTTTCTGCGCAG CACGCGATGCCAAGTGGCAAGATGACCGCACTGCTTTCTGG CGTGGCTCCGCCTCTCCTGATGGCGCCCGTCTTCATCGGAGGAAGCGTCGGCGGCTGCGTCGCCGACTGCAGCGCCGCCTacag ATGTCTGTTGACGCCAATCGGCGCGCCTCCTGTCGCCGCCGGGCGACCGATCGCGGCCTGCCGCCCGTTGCGCGTCTACGGCGGCGCCGTCTTCCTCGCCGCCTTCTTGCTCACGCTCGTCGGCATGTTG GCGCTCATGGGAAAGTGTCGTCGGACTTACCGGCGCGTGGTGACGGCTCACGGTTACCTTGGCAACCGGCAGCGGGCGTCCCTCCGGGCGCTGGACTTGCGGATGCTGGCGCACTCGCTTGTCTTCGCCGTCTGCTGGGCACCAA CGGCGTGCCTGGTGGCCGTGCGCGCGACGACGTCATCGACGGACGTCGGCGGCGCGTCCGTGGTCGTCTTGTACGTCGCGCAG GCCGTCACGTCGGCGTCGCCGGGCGTCCTCCGCTTCGCCGCGCTGGCGTGCGCGCGCGGCCCACCGGGACGGATTCCGGCGCGGCGCGACGCCGACGCGCAGACGCCGCTGCTGCGAGCGCAGAAGACGAGCGCGAGGAGCTACCGAACTTGAGGACCGCGCGCCGCCCGTCCGCCGACACCCGCGAGATTCGGCTCCGCTGCGCCGCTGTTACTGCGAGTGACAGGGGTGTGAAGACTTTGTCTTatctaattatttttcattttattcaacaCACTAAAACAATCTATCAGTGTAGCTAA
- the tmem116 gene encoding transmembrane protein 116 isoform X2, with translation MCECVCACGALGVHRGAPRDALSSCGRGHGPFKSAACAHRQQAHGPDRTEPDPTRPQHGGRVRAAERQRNTGLDPGWERAAVDPRHHRARQVRALFLLAASDLLLALCGLLGGAMLVRHAGALAWYRLHAARQVVCIASFFYTLNYVWNVYARLRLNLWCVPHPLSAQHAMPSGKMTALLSGVAPPLLMAPVFIGGSVGGCVADCSAAYRCLLTPIGAPPVAAGRPIAACRPLRVYGGAVFLAAFLLTLVGMLALMGKCRRTYRRVVTAHGYLGNRQRASLRALDLRMLAHSLVFAVCWAPTACLVAVRATTSSTDVGGASVVVLYVAQVGCLHATFGVSARVKGHLYVRAHGRPSRRRRRASSASPRWRARAAHRDGFRRGATPTRRRRCCERRRRARGATELEDRAPPVRRHPRDSAPLRRCYCE, from the exons atgtgtgaatgtgtttgcgCGTGTGGAGCACTCGGCGTCCACCGGGGGGCGCCGCGGGACGCTTTGTCCTCGTGTGGGCGGGGCCACGGGCCGTTCAAATCGGCGGCGTGCGCGCACAGGCAGCAGGCACACGGACCGGACCGGACCGaacccgacccgacccgaccgCAGCATGGAGGGCGCGTTCGCGCAGCAGAACGCCAGCGGAACACAGGACTGGACCCGG GTTGGGAGCGCGCTGCCGTGGATCCACGTCATCACCGCGCTCGTCAG GTGCGAGCGCTCTTCCTGCTGGCCGCATCCGACCTGCTGCTCGCCCTCTGCGGGCTGCTCGGGGGCGCGATGCTCGTGCGCCACGCCGGCGCCCTCGCCTGGTACCGCCTGCACGCCGCGCGACAG gtTGTGTGTATTGCGTCCTTCTTCTACACACTCAACTACGTGTGGAACGTGTACGCTCGGCTGCGTCTCAACCTATGGTGCGTCCCTCACCCGCTTTCTGCGCAG CACGCGATGCCAAGTGGCAAGATGACCGCACTGCTTTCTGG CGTGGCTCCGCCTCTCCTGATGGCGCCCGTCTTCATCGGAGGAAGCGTCGGCGGCTGCGTCGCCGACTGCAGCGCCGCCTacag ATGTCTGTTGACGCCAATCGGCGCGCCTCCTGTCGCCGCCGGGCGACCGATCGCGGCCTGCCGCCCGTTGCGCGTCTACGGCGGCGCCGTCTTCCTCGCCGCCTTCTTGCTCACGCTCGTCGGCATGTTG GCGCTCATGGGAAAGTGTCGTCGGACTTACCGGCGCGTGGTGACGGCTCACGGTTACCTTGGCAACCGGCAGCGGGCGTCCCTCCGGGCGCTGGACTTGCGGATGCTGGCGCACTCGCTTGTCTTCGCCGTCTGCTGGGCACCAA CGGCGTGCCTGGTGGCCGTGCGCGCGACGACGTCATCGACGGACGTCGGCGGCGCGTCCGTGGTCGTCTTGTACGTCGCGCAGGTGGGTTGCCTTCACGCGACTTTTGGTGTGAGCGCTCGGGTCAAGGGTCACCTGTACGTACGTGCGCACGGCAGGCCGTCACGTCGGCGTCGCCGGGCGTCCTCCGCTTCGCCGCGCTGGCGTGCGCGCGCGGCCCACCGGGACGGATTCCGGCGCGGCGCGACGCCGACGCGCAGACGCCGCTGCTGCGAGCGCAGAAGACGAGCGCGAGGAGCTACCGAACTTGAGGACCGCGCGCCGCCCGTCCGCCGACACCCGCGAGATTCGGCTCCGCTGCGCCGCTGTTACTGCGAGTGA
- the tmem116 gene encoding transmembrane protein 116 isoform X5 produces the protein MEGAFAQQNASGTQDWTRVGSALPWIHVITALVSALGSASVITRVMSQRVGGATSEVRALFLLAASDLLLALCGLLGGAMLVRHAGALAWYRLHAARQVVCIASFFYTLNYVWNVYARLRLNLWCVPHPLSAQHAMPSGKMTALLSGVAPPLLMAPVFIGGSVGGCVADCSAAYRCLLTPIGAPPVAAGRPIAACRPLRVYGGAVFLAAFLLTLVGMLALMGKCRRTYRRVVTAHGYLGNRQRASLRALDLRMLAHSLVFAVCWAPTACLVAVRATTSSTDVGGASVVVLYVAQVGCLHATFGVSARVKGHLYVRAHGRPSRRRRRASSASPRWRARAAHRDGFRRGATPTRRRRCCERRRRARGATELEDRAPPVRRHPRDSAPLRRCYCE, from the exons ATGGAGGGCGCGTTCGCGCAGCAGAACGCCAGCGGAACACAGGACTGGACCCGG GTTGGGAGCGCGCTGCCGTGGATCCACGTCATCACCGCGCTCGTCAG CGCTCTGGGCTCCGCTTCCGTCATCACCCGTGTGATGTCACAGCGTGTGGGCGGGGCCACGTCCGAG GTGCGAGCGCTCTTCCTGCTGGCCGCATCCGACCTGCTGCTCGCCCTCTGCGGGCTGCTCGGGGGCGCGATGCTCGTGCGCCACGCCGGCGCCCTCGCCTGGTACCGCCTGCACGCCGCGCGACAG gtTGTGTGTATTGCGTCCTTCTTCTACACACTCAACTACGTGTGGAACGTGTACGCTCGGCTGCGTCTCAACCTATGGTGCGTCCCTCACCCGCTTTCTGCGCAG CACGCGATGCCAAGTGGCAAGATGACCGCACTGCTTTCTGG CGTGGCTCCGCCTCTCCTGATGGCGCCCGTCTTCATCGGAGGAAGCGTCGGCGGCTGCGTCGCCGACTGCAGCGCCGCCTacag ATGTCTGTTGACGCCAATCGGCGCGCCTCCTGTCGCCGCCGGGCGACCGATCGCGGCCTGCCGCCCGTTGCGCGTCTACGGCGGCGCCGTCTTCCTCGCCGCCTTCTTGCTCACGCTCGTCGGCATGTTG GCGCTCATGGGAAAGTGTCGTCGGACTTACCGGCGCGTGGTGACGGCTCACGGTTACCTTGGCAACCGGCAGCGGGCGTCCCTCCGGGCGCTGGACTTGCGGATGCTGGCGCACTCGCTTGTCTTCGCCGTCTGCTGGGCACCAA CGGCGTGCCTGGTGGCCGTGCGCGCGACGACGTCATCGACGGACGTCGGCGGCGCGTCCGTGGTCGTCTTGTACGTCGCGCAGGTGGGTTGCCTTCACGCGACTTTTGGTGTGAGCGCTCGGGTCAAGGGTCACCTGTACGTACGTGCGCACGGCAGGCCGTCACGTCGGCGTCGCCGGGCGTCCTCCGCTTCGCCGCGCTGGCGTGCGCGCGCGGCCCACCGGGACGGATTCCGGCGCGGCGCGACGCCGACGCGCAGACGCCGCTGCTGCGAGCGCAGAAGACGAGCGCGAGGAGCTACCGAACTTGAGGACCGCGCGCCGCCCGTCCGCCGACACCCGCGAGATTCGGCTCCGCTGCGCCGCTGTTACTGCGAGTGA
- the tmem116 gene encoding transmembrane protein 116 isoform X6: protein MCECVCACGALGVHRGAPRDALSSCGRGHGPFKSAACAHRQQAHGPDRTEPDPTRPQHGGRVRAAERQRNTGLDPGWERAAVDPRHHRARQVVCIASFFYTLNYVWNVYARLRLNLWCVPHPLSAQHAMPSGKMTALLSGVAPPLLMAPVFIGGSVGGCVADCSAAYRCLLTPIGAPPVAAGRPIAACRPLRVYGGAVFLAAFLLTLVGMLALMGKCRRTYRRVVTAHGYLGNRQRASLRALDLRMLAHSLVFAVCWAPTACLVAVRATTSSTDVGGASVVVLYVAQVGCLHATFGVSARVKGHLYVRAHGRPSRRRRRASSASPRWRARAAHRDGFRRGATPTRRRRCCERRRRARGATELEDRAPPVRRHPRDSAPLRRCYCE, encoded by the exons atgtgtgaatgtgtttgcgCGTGTGGAGCACTCGGCGTCCACCGGGGGGCGCCGCGGGACGCTTTGTCCTCGTGTGGGCGGGGCCACGGGCCGTTCAAATCGGCGGCGTGCGCGCACAGGCAGCAGGCACACGGACCGGACCGGACCGaacccgacccgacccgaccgCAGCATGGAGGGCGCGTTCGCGCAGCAGAACGCCAGCGGAACACAGGACTGGACCCGG GTTGGGAGCGCGCTGCCGTGGATCCACGTCATCACCGCGCTCGTCAG gtTGTGTGTATTGCGTCCTTCTTCTACACACTCAACTACGTGTGGAACGTGTACGCTCGGCTGCGTCTCAACCTATGGTGCGTCCCTCACCCGCTTTCTGCGCAG CACGCGATGCCAAGTGGCAAGATGACCGCACTGCTTTCTGG CGTGGCTCCGCCTCTCCTGATGGCGCCCGTCTTCATCGGAGGAAGCGTCGGCGGCTGCGTCGCCGACTGCAGCGCCGCCTacag ATGTCTGTTGACGCCAATCGGCGCGCCTCCTGTCGCCGCCGGGCGACCGATCGCGGCCTGCCGCCCGTTGCGCGTCTACGGCGGCGCCGTCTTCCTCGCCGCCTTCTTGCTCACGCTCGTCGGCATGTTG GCGCTCATGGGAAAGTGTCGTCGGACTTACCGGCGCGTGGTGACGGCTCACGGTTACCTTGGCAACCGGCAGCGGGCGTCCCTCCGGGCGCTGGACTTGCGGATGCTGGCGCACTCGCTTGTCTTCGCCGTCTGCTGGGCACCAA CGGCGTGCCTGGTGGCCGTGCGCGCGACGACGTCATCGACGGACGTCGGCGGCGCGTCCGTGGTCGTCTTGTACGTCGCGCAGGTGGGTTGCCTTCACGCGACTTTTGGTGTGAGCGCTCGGGTCAAGGGTCACCTGTACGTACGTGCGCACGGCAGGCCGTCACGTCGGCGTCGCCGGGCGTCCTCCGCTTCGCCGCGCTGGCGTGCGCGCGCGGCCCACCGGGACGGATTCCGGCGCGGCGCGACGCCGACGCGCAGACGCCGCTGCTGCGAGCGCAGAAGACGAGCGCGAGGAGCTACCGAACTTGAGGACCGCGCGCCGCCCGTCCGCCGACACCCGCGAGATTCGGCTCCGCTGCGCCGCTGTTACTGCGAGTGA
- the tmem116 gene encoding transmembrane protein 116 isoform X8 has protein sequence MCECVCACGALGVHRGAPRDALSSCGRGHGPFKSAACAHRQQAHGPDRTEPDPTRPQHGGRVRAAERQRNTGLDPGWERAAVDPRHHRARQVRALFLLAASDLLLALCGLLGGAMLVRHAGALAWYRLHAARQVVCIASFFYTLNYVWNVYARLRLNLWCVPHPLSAQHAMPSGKMTALLSGVAPPLLMAPVFIGGSVGGCVADCSAAYRCLLTPIGAPPVAAGRPIAACRPLRVYGGAVFLAAFLLTLVGMLALMGKCRRTYRRVVTAHGYLGNRQRASLRALDLRMLAHSLVFAVCWAPTACLVAVRATTSSTDVGGASVVVLYVAQAVTSASPGVLRFAALACARGPPGRIPARRDADAQTPLLRAQKTSARSYRT, from the exons atgtgtgaatgtgtttgcgCGTGTGGAGCACTCGGCGTCCACCGGGGGGCGCCGCGGGACGCTTTGTCCTCGTGTGGGCGGGGCCACGGGCCGTTCAAATCGGCGGCGTGCGCGCACAGGCAGCAGGCACACGGACCGGACCGGACCGaacccgacccgacccgaccgCAGCATGGAGGGCGCGTTCGCGCAGCAGAACGCCAGCGGAACACAGGACTGGACCCGG GTTGGGAGCGCGCTGCCGTGGATCCACGTCATCACCGCGCTCGTCAG GTGCGAGCGCTCTTCCTGCTGGCCGCATCCGACCTGCTGCTCGCCCTCTGCGGGCTGCTCGGGGGCGCGATGCTCGTGCGCCACGCCGGCGCCCTCGCCTGGTACCGCCTGCACGCCGCGCGACAG gtTGTGTGTATTGCGTCCTTCTTCTACACACTCAACTACGTGTGGAACGTGTACGCTCGGCTGCGTCTCAACCTATGGTGCGTCCCTCACCCGCTTTCTGCGCAG CACGCGATGCCAAGTGGCAAGATGACCGCACTGCTTTCTGG CGTGGCTCCGCCTCTCCTGATGGCGCCCGTCTTCATCGGAGGAAGCGTCGGCGGCTGCGTCGCCGACTGCAGCGCCGCCTacag ATGTCTGTTGACGCCAATCGGCGCGCCTCCTGTCGCCGCCGGGCGACCGATCGCGGCCTGCCGCCCGTTGCGCGTCTACGGCGGCGCCGTCTTCCTCGCCGCCTTCTTGCTCACGCTCGTCGGCATGTTG GCGCTCATGGGAAAGTGTCGTCGGACTTACCGGCGCGTGGTGACGGCTCACGGTTACCTTGGCAACCGGCAGCGGGCGTCCCTCCGGGCGCTGGACTTGCGGATGCTGGCGCACTCGCTTGTCTTCGCCGTCTGCTGGGCACCAA CGGCGTGCCTGGTGGCCGTGCGCGCGACGACGTCATCGACGGACGTCGGCGGCGCGTCCGTGGTCGTCTTGTACGTCGCGCAG GCCGTCACGTCGGCGTCGCCGGGCGTCCTCCGCTTCGCCGCGCTGGCGTGCGCGCGCGGCCCACCGGGACGGATTCCGGCGCGGCGCGACGCCGACGCGCAGACGCCGCTGCTGCGAGCGCAGAAGACGAGCGCGAGGAGCTACCGAACTTGA